One Fervidobacterium gondwanense DSM 13020 genomic region harbors:
- a CDS encoding ABC transporter permease: MSGLELFIFAVLIPAVGVYFSLWKGKKPKNYIFLAISILLYYGALFNIKYLYLFSPRFNFIIAPIVYFYAFDLPGLAKFIRNRVAQIVLLLVIYVTLVFFIFLAMPGDYTTKFLDPKIMRNPEMYERIKKMFGVDDPWYVKYYKHMKNFFNLEMGISFSEYPKKVEEIIAERLPRTLFLFLASSVLSFLLGFDLGKRIAWKRGGLVDKAATFVGIVFWTIFTPFYMLIIIWLFGVTLKWFPLSGFITPSKWFDAPFSAQDVFLKLLWTELFLLVMWILGVAVASKLKTIKAKKTAIWSFVALGIVLAILYWATNKMGTYALDIVYHLALPVIALVTLHFAGDMLVMRDTMLEVIKEDYITTARAKGLPDKVIRDKHAARTALLPLMTSFVIGLASTVSGGVITETMFSWKGMGLTLLEATTSQDTPLAIGCLVFTGVLVLFAHLVADILYAFLDPRIRY; this comes from the coding sequence ATGAGCGGTCTGGAGTTGTTTATATTCGCTGTTCTTATCCCTGCAGTAGGTGTTTACTTTTCGCTATGGAAGGGTAAAAAGCCGAAAAATTATATTTTCTTAGCAATCAGTATTTTATTGTACTATGGTGCACTTTTCAACATTAAATACCTTTACCTTTTCAGCCCAAGATTTAATTTTATAATCGCACCAATCGTCTATTTTTATGCATTTGACTTACCGGGATTGGCGAAGTTCATTCGAAACAGAGTTGCACAAATAGTGTTGTTACTTGTTATATATGTAACACTTGTCTTCTTTATCTTCCTTGCCATGCCAGGTGACTATACTACTAAATTTTTGGATCCAAAAATCATGAGAAATCCAGAGATGTACGAGAGAATTAAAAAGATGTTCGGAGTAGATGACCCGTGGTATGTTAAGTACTATAAGCACATGAAGAATTTCTTTAACTTGGAAATGGGAATATCGTTTAGCGAATATCCAAAAAAGGTTGAAGAGATAATTGCAGAGAGATTACCACGAACATTGTTCTTGTTCTTGGCAAGTTCTGTTCTTTCGTTCCTTTTAGGGTTTGACCTTGGAAAAAGAATTGCATGGAAACGAGGTGGTTTGGTAGACAAGGCTGCAACGTTTGTAGGTATAGTATTCTGGACAATATTCACCCCGTTTTACATGCTCATAATAATATGGCTATTCGGTGTTACATTAAAATGGTTCCCGCTTTCTGGATTCATAACCCCATCAAAATGGTTTGATGCTCCTTTCAGTGCTCAAGACGTATTCTTGAAGCTTTTGTGGACTGAACTCTTCTTGTTAGTAATGTGGATACTTGGTGTTGCGGTTGCTTCTAAACTAAAAACTATTAAGGCGAAGAAAACAGCAATATGGTCTTTTGTCGCGTTAGGTATTGTTCTGGCGATACTGTATTGGGCAACTAACAAAATGGGAACCTACGCTCTCGATATAGTTTACCATCTCGCACTTCCAGTCATAGCGCTTGTTACACTGCACTTTGCTGGTGATATGTTGGTCATGAGAGACACGATGCTCGAAGTTATTAAAGAAGACTACATAACAACAGCCCGAGCTAAAGGCTTACCAGACAAAGTTATCAGAGACAAGCACGCAGCAAGGACAGCACTATTACCTCTCATGACGAGCTTTGTCATCGGGCTTGCATCGACTGTAAGTGGTGGTGTCATTACAGAAACGATGTTCTCTTGGAAAGGTATGGGACTTACCTTACTTGAAGCGACCACATCGCAAGACACACCACTTGCAATAGGTTGTCTTGTCTTTACAGGTGTTCTCGTACTCTTTGCCCACTTGGTTGCCGATATATTGTATGCATTCTTAGACCCACGAATCAGATATTAA